In Chrysoperla carnea chromosome 2, inChrCarn1.1, whole genome shotgun sequence, the following proteins share a genomic window:
- the LOC123292324 gene encoding integrator complex subunit 4 gives MAALLKKRALAEYSQTIQEPSKVPTKKLRLIKKALSNSSVSAYVGLLEKAKTSNEALQALLRISDSDYDEVDLNEVIRKLSEHFKTETEAAGRVKILSMFAEIGLETTADSIYIIDETISLLKTETSHKVLAQGILTCLKLGREHVTNTNVIQKLLSFAQENIKDTSHAVKCRCLELIGTLLPNEQDEQSKKLLKLITNYTHSQDARVRSQSFATMIKLHNRGFQLDVDIYNGVCLALKDDYEIVRREALYLVWLLGNTYPEKLIMLPDSDQPIRLIDDAFGKVCSAVTDLTVRVRAEACKLLGSMQSVSSRFLQQTLDKKLMSNMRKKRTAHERAWENVTSGEWASGKKWADDAPRELIDATTVNLMSSGACGALVHGLEDEFLEVRTAAVESLCHLSLNNSIFANIAIDFLVDMFNDEIEGVRLKAIDSLTRISKHIVLREDQLETILGALEDYSIDVREGLHRMLASCKLATSTCLQMCVSKLLDNLRKYPCDKRSTWRLLQRCGTQHPELTLPLTPQLLNTHPFFDTPEPDVEDPSYICILILILNAARHCSTILPLLESHTLRHYRYLRDTMPTLVPALTIQHRSAFETFGEKTDDTNTANFLETIITNIDNVGASSRVRITLLESAQKHLLRLAEMESGVAGAAHFTALHIGAQLLADRIGKMDNFHVSAQTNHSLINELLLHCAKLRHLFLNLTDFEKASVNQLRLHALALQLVLVVRGSNVSALSLCQHFIQAVVETERMLATMSIKPDPLIAQIINELSNVEDPKPGTVARLLHPLLRNFEPKTPPKPRSEIKMCKAKILQPSGENDSALKFTAGLIVSVPFEAELLNLNDRGTLRIKVKYPDQQIQMTVPRVADLRSLDLDLCEENNFRLLTQVLLSHQVWSEACNVAVSLAIAVPESDSGPPGLKRPSQAPPDPNVIDLCKPVNIYVAPKPVRKGI, from the exons ATGGCTGCATTATTGAAAAAACGGGCTTTGGCTGAGTATAGCCAAACTAtacaa GAACCATCTAAAGTCCCTACCAAAAAGTTACGATTGATCAAAAAAGCTCTTAGTAACAGTTCAGTATCGGCATATGTTGGCTTATTAGAGAAAGCAAAAACCAGTAATGAAGCTTTACAAGCATTACTCCGGATATCGGATTCTGATTATGATGAAGTTGATTTAAATGAAGTTATTCGAAAATTATCCGaacattttaaaacagaaaCTGAAGCGGCTGGAcgtgttaaaattttatcaatgttTGCTGAAATTGGTTTAGAAACGACAGCGGATTCAATTTATATTATCGATGAAACAATCTCGTTATTGAAGACAGAAACGTCGCATAAAGTTTTAGCGCAAGGGATATTAACATGTTTGAAACTGGGAAGAGAACATGTTACGAATACaaatgttatacaaaaattattaagtttcg CGCAAGAGAATATTAAAGACACTAGCCATGCAGTTAAATGCCGTTGTTTGGAATTAATTGGAACTCTTTTACCAAATGAACAGGACGAACAATCCAAAAAACtgctaaaattaattacaaattacacGCATAGTCAAGATGCTCGTGTTCGAAGTCAATCATTCGCAACAATGATAAAGCTTCATAATCGTGGTTTTCAATTGGATGTGGATATTTATAATGGAGTTTGTTTAGCATTAAAGGATGATTATGAAATTGTTCGACGAGAAGCTTTATATCTAGTTTGGTTACTTGGCAATACTTATCCAGAAAA gctGATTATGCTACCAGATAGTGACCAACCAATCCGTTTAATAGACGATGCTTTTGGAAAAGTTTGTAGTGCAGTTACAGATCTAACAGTTCGTGTACGAGCAGAAGCTTGTAAGTTATTAGGGTCAATGCAAAGTGTGAGTTCACGTTTCCTCCAACAGACACTCGATAAGAAGTTAATGTCGAATATGAGAAAAAAACGTACGGCTCATGAAAGAGCCTGGGAAAATGTTACAAGTGGTGAATGGGCTTCAGGGAAAAAATGGGCTGATGATGCACCAAGAGAGTTAATCGATGCAACAACTGTGAATTTAATGAGTAGTGGTGCGTGTGGAGCTTTAGTTCATGGTCTTGAGGATGAATTTTTAG AGGTTCGAACGGCAGCTGTTGAGTCATTGTGCCATTTATCTTTGAATAATAGTATTTTTGCGAATATTGCAATCGATTTTCTGGTTGATATGTTTAACGATGAAATCGAAGGTGTACGATTAAAAGCTATCGATAGTTTAACACGTATTAGTAAACATATTGTACTACGTGAAGACCAATTGGAGACTATTTTAGGGGCACTTGAAGATTATTCAATTGATGTTCGAGAAGGTTTACAcag aatgTTAGCGTCCTGCAAACTTGCAACATCAACATGTTTACAAAtgtgtgtttcaaaattattggaTAATTTACGAAAATATCCATGCGATAAACGATCAACATGGCGTCTTTTACAACGTTGTGGAACACAACATCCAGAATTAACGTTACCGTTAACACCACAACTGCTAAATACACATCCGTTTTTCGATACTCCAGAACCGGATGTTGAAGATCCGTCAT atatatgcattttaattctaattctaAACGCTGCACGGCATTGTTCAACAATTCTACCATTATTAGAATCGCATACATTACGTCATTATCGATATTTACGTGATACAATGCCAACATTGGTGCCAGCATTAACAATTCAACATCGAAGTGCATTCGAAACATTTGGTGAAAAAACTGATGATACAAATACagcaaattttttggaaacaatTATCACAAATATTGATAATGTGGGTGCATCGAGTCGTGTACGAATTACATTACTGGAATCCgctcaaaaacatttattacgtTTAGCAGAAATGGAAAGTGGTGTGGCTGGTGCAGCACATTTTACTGCATTACATATTGGGGCACAATTATTGGCGGATCGTATTGGAAAAATGGATAATTTTCATGTATCAGCTCAAACAAATCATTCACTGATAAATGAATTACTTTTACATTGTGCTAA ATTAcgccatttatttttaaatttaacggaCTTTGAAAAAGCTTCAGTGAATCAATTACGTTTACATGCATTAGCTCTACAATTGGTATTAGTTGTCCGTGGCAGTAATGTTAGCGCCTTATCATTATGTCAACATTTCATTCAAGCTGTGGTCGAAACTGAACGAATGCTTGCAACAATGTCAATAAAACCGGATCCATTAATTGcacaaattataaatgaattaagtAATGTAGAGGATCCAAAACCGGGAACAGTTGCAAGATTATTACATCCATTATTAAggaattttgaaccaaaaacaCCACCAAAACCACGCTCAGAAATTAAGATGTGTAAAGCGAAAATATTACAACCGTCAGGGGAAAATGATAGTGCATTAAAATTCACAGCCGGTTTAATTGTATCCGTTCCATTTGAAGCggaattgttaaatttaaatgatcgTGGCACGTTACGAATTAAAGTCAAATATCCGGATCAACAAATTCAAATGACTGTTCCTAGAGTTGCTGATTTACGGTCGTTAGATTTGGATCTTTGTGAAG aAAACAATTTTCGACTATTAACACAAGTATTATTGTCACATCAAGTATGGTCTGAAGCATGTAATGTTGCTGTTAGTTTAGCAATAGCTGTTCCAGAATCAGATAGTGGACCACCAGGATTAAAGCGACCATCACAAGCTCCACCGGATCCAAATGTGATTGATTTATGTAAACCAGTGAATATATATGTTGCTCCAAAACCAGTTCGAAaaggaatttaa